CCGTAGCCGCCGTGCGAACTGGAAGGCGACGCCGGCTGCGCTGTCGACCTGCCCCCAGTGCAAGTCCCCGGCGCCGGCCCACCAGGCCTGCCCGAGCTGCGGTACCTACAAGGGTCGCTACTACGCGACCGCGGACCGCACCGAGCACCAGGCCTGAGCGTCCTGTCGCAATGGGCGACAGGAACTCACGACCGCAGCAGCGGCCCGTCGAGGAGCTCTCCCGATACCTCACCGAGGTCACCGGGGAGCCCGTCGACGAGCCGCTGCTCACGCGTGCCCTGACCCACCGCTCGTACTCCTACGAGCACGGCGGGCTGCCCCACAACGAGCGGCTGGAGTTCCTCGGTGACTCGGTGCTGGGGCTCGTGGTCACCGACCACCTGCACGCCACGTACACCGACG
The DNA window shown above is from Janibacter sp. A1S7 and carries:
- the rpmF gene encoding 50S ribosomal protein L32 gives rise to the protein MAVPKRKLSRSNTRSRRANWKATPAALSTCPQCKSPAPAHQACPSCGTYKGRYYATADRTEHQA